In a genomic window of Desulfurella sp.:
- a CDS encoding tetratricopeptide repeat protein produces MLKKNIKTFCYCSAIILMLSSCASMPSASTSYNIKELDLKQYSNSSDYHYLMAYTYFYNNNIKEGIKQYELFLKNNPKKHFFIEFVNMLIRFRDFNKAQEVLQKAIENYPKDNQLYLLLSDVYVIQKQYQKAIDVLVKSGIKTFDVYKNIAILYAQLGDINNAINYLMQARQFSDKGEVYFYISQVYYKFDLDNNALNYLQMSASYKYPKAYIALGDLYAQHNNYTKALKYYEDFLKLPNKNKEEEVYVYTTLASIYYSIDKDLKKAIEYYRKAYNLDRSQINLERLSYLLLQNKNYKETVDLLSNNPDIEHSPTLKYFLGVAYFSLKNYKQALLELSDVDFASDLYTDAQAKKALCYLELKEPQKAIETIQKAIELNPNEELYKTYFYILNQQKDWDGLIDALKNSTKVIKDKEKIYFYLADVYYDKKHDKQKAIHFLNEALRINPNDPEVLNYLGYLYIDENIDLKAGIEMVKKALKLQPNNPYYLDSLGWGYFKEGKLKQALYYLEKANKLLKKPENTIALHLARIYQALGYNLKAKKIALDVLKTDPQNREAKKLIQKLK; encoded by the coding sequence ATGTTAAAAAAGAATATTAAAACATTCTGTTACTGTAGTGCAATTATTTTAATGCTTTCATCTTGTGCTAGTATGCCTTCTGCTAGTACATCGTATAATATTAAAGAACTAGATTTGAAACAATATTCAAATAGCAGTGATTATCATTACTTAATGGCATATACATACTTTTATAATAATAATATAAAAGAGGGTATAAAACAGTACGAATTATTTTTAAAAAATAATCCAAAAAAACATTTTTTTATTGAATTTGTAAATATGCTAATAAGATTTAGAGATTTTAATAAAGCTCAGGAAGTTTTGCAAAAAGCAATAGAAAATTATCCAAAAGACAATCAACTGTATCTATTGCTTTCTGATGTTTATGTTATTCAAAAACAATATCAAAAAGCCATTGATGTTTTAGTTAAATCTGGCATAAAAACTTTTGACGTATACAAAAATATTGCTATATTATATGCTCAGCTTGGTGATATAAACAATGCAATAAATTATTTAATGCAAGCTAGGCAATTTAGCGATAAAGGTGAAGTGTATTTTTATATTTCTCAGGTTTATTATAAATTTGATCTTGATAACAATGCATTAAATTATCTTCAAATGTCAGCGAGCTATAAATATCCAAAAGCATACATTGCTTTAGGCGATTTATATGCTCAGCACAATAATTATACTAAAGCATTAAAATATTATGAGGATTTTCTAAAATTGCCTAACAAGAATAAAGAAGAAGAGGTTTATGTTTATACTACTTTAGCAAGTATTTATTATTCAATAGACAAGGATTTAAAAAAGGCAATAGAATACTATAGAAAAGCTTATAATTTAGATAGATCTCAGATAAATCTTGAAAGACTTTCTTATTTACTTTTGCAAAACAAAAATTATAAAGAAACTGTGGATCTTTTAAGTAATAATCCAGATATAGAACATTCGCCAACTTTGAAGTATTTTTTAGGTGTAGCTTATTTTAGTTTAAAAAATTATAAACAAGCGTTGCTTGAACTATCTGATGTTGATTTTGCCAGCGATTTGTATACTGATGCTCAAGCTAAAAAAGCTCTTTGTTACCTTGAGCTAAAAGAACCTCAAAAAGCTATAGAGACAATTCAAAAGGCTATTGAACTAAACCCAAATGAAGAACTATACAAAACGTATTTTTATATATTGAATCAGCAAAAAGATTGGGATGGATTGATTGATGCACTCAAAAATTCAACTAAAGTAATAAAAGATAAAGAAAAAATATATTTTTATTTAGCTGATGTATATTATGACAAAAAACATGATAAACAAAAAGCAATTCATTTTTTAAATGAAGCTCTAAGAATCAATCCAAATGATCCGGAAGTGCTAAATTATTTGGGGTACCTTTATATTGATGAAAATATTGATTTGAAGGCTGGCATAGAAATGGTTAAAAAAGCTTTAAAACTTCAGCCAAATAATCCATACTATTTAGACAGTTTAGGTTGGGGATATTTTAAAGAAGGCAAATTAAAGCAAGCTTTGTATTATTTGGAAAAAGCTAATAAATTATTAAAAAAACCAGAAAATACAATAGCCTTGCATCTTGCAAGAATTTATCAAGCTTTGGGTTATAATTTAAAAGCAAAAAAAATAGCTCTTGATGTGCTAAAAACTGATCCGCAAAATCGAGAAGCTAAAAAATTGATTCAAAAATTAAAATGA